One Arthrobacter sp. B3I4 genomic window, CGGCGAGCCCGGTCCCCCATGCCAGCAGGGCCCCCGCGGCGCCGGCGGCGACGGCCAGGAGCACTGTCCCGGTGACCAGCCGCTCGGGCCGGTTGCCGGCGATGAGGACACCGGCAAGGCAGCCGGCCAGCAGGGTCAGCCCGGCCAGGACCAGGTCCCGCGGCAGCCAGGTCTCGGGGTTGCTCCCGGCGTCCAGCGCCGGGTTTCGGGTGAGCAGGTTCATCCCGGTCGGGGCCAGCAGCCACCAGAGCAGGCCGACGGGAACTCCGGCCGCGGCGATCGCGGCCAGGCCCTTCCACGGCAGCTGCTCCCGCCGGGGGGCATCCCCCCGCGGGTCCTCACCGGTCCGGGAGGCCCCTGCAGCGGTGCGGCCGCCGTCGTGGTCGTCAACGGGCTGGTGCACCGCGGAGTGTGTCATGATCCCACCTTAACAAAGGAACGGCGGCGCCGGACATTACGCCGCCGCCCGCCACGTGACGCCCGGATTACCGGATGCGGCGGCTGAATACCGCGGGGCTGCCCGGCCGGAATACGCTTGCAGGAGACGTCGTCGCAACAAACAGCAGGGAGATGAAGCACGTGGCCTCAGCCGAAGAAGCCTTTGAAGGAACGTTCAAGGAGATGTTCCGCCGGCATGCGGCCGGCGTCGCGATCATCACCGCGAACTATAACGGTGTCCCTTACGGCTTCACCGCCACCTCGGTGGCCTCGTTGTCGGCCAAACCGCCGCGGTTCACCTTCAACATGGCACGCACGTCCAGTTCGTGGCCCGCGGTGGCGAACACCGGTTACATCGGCGTGCACATGCTGGGGCTGGGCAACCAGGGGCTGGCCGACCGCTTCGCCCGCACCCGCAACCGCTTCGAAGGGGACCACTGGGAGCTTGGTCCGCACGAGGTGCCGATCCTGAAGGATGTCTCCGGCTGGCTGATCGGCAAGATCCAGATGCGGCTCTCCTTCGAGAACAACGCCGTCGTGGTCGTTGAAGTGGTCGAAGGCGCCCTCGGCGGCGAAGGCGCGCCGCTGCTGTATCACGGCGGCAGCTACGGCCAGCCGGTGCCGCTGGACTACGAGATCTAGACCTGGCTGTCCAGGCAGGTCGGACCGAGCAGCACCTTCAGGTCACCGAACAGCGACGGGCTGGGGTTGACCCGCAGATGCACGGGCAGCCCCATCACCTCCACCCGTGAATCGCCGTGCAGGTGCAGCCGCACCTCGGACTTGCCGCGGTGGGTCTTGAGCACCTCGCCGAGTTCGTTCACCACGGCTTCGGTGGCCTTGTGGGTGGGCATGGCGATCACCAGCGGCCCGTCGAGGCCTTCGCTGAGGTCCGGGACGGACAGTTCCATGCAGTTCAGCGCCACCGCCCCGTCGTCGCGGCGCTGCAACCGGCCCTTGACCACGACGATCAGGTCCTCTGCCAGTACCGAGGCGATCGGCCCGTAGACCTGCCCGAAGAACATCACTTCCACCGAGCCGCCGAGGTCTTCGATCTCGGCCCGCGCGTAGGCGTTGCCGCTGGCCTTGGCAATCCGCCGGCTCAGCGACGTGATCATGCCCGCGATGGTGATGATGGCGCCGTCGTGCGGTCCGTCCTCGGCGATGATCGAGGTGAT contains:
- a CDS encoding flavin reductase family protein, producing MFRRHAAGVAIITANYNGVPYGFTATSVASLSAKPPRFTFNMARTSSSWPAVANTGYIGVHMLGLGNQGLADRFARTRNRFEGDHWELGPHEVPILKDVSGWLIGKIQMRLSFENNAVVVVEVVEGALGGEGAPLLYHGGSYGQPVPLDYEI